CGGCATTATTTGCAGGTACGATAGTGTCTGCAACAGATGCAGTATTTGCTGTGGTATACAGGTATCCCAATACTAAGGTATTAACGATAAATGCAAATGCAAGCGTAAATGTAAGTTTTGCAAGAAAACCAGTCGGTCCTTTTGCACCAAATACAGATTCATTGCTTCCACTGTATGCGCCAAGACCTATGCTTGAACTCTTTTGCAACAGTACTGCGATCGTGATCGCTATTGCAAGTATGATTTGTACGATTAAAAGTGTTGATGTCATCTATGCCTCTTTATGTGATTGGATAGCCCATTGAAATTTGGGTATAATTTCGGCGATTATACCCAAAAAAGTTTGAAATGGTGATGAAGCGCATCATTTCGTGCAAAAGGAGAGAAGCCGTGTCTACTGTTATTCAGGAGTTCTCCCGTTTTGCACATGAGTATGATACCTAC
The sequence above is drawn from the Sulfurovum sp. TSL1 genome and encodes:
- the secG gene encoding preprotein translocase subunit SecG; amino-acid sequence: MTSTLLIVQIILAIAITIAVLLQKSSSIGLGAYSGSNESVFGAKGPTGFLAKLTFTLAFAFIVNTLVLGYLYTTANTASVADTIVPANNAAVPAVPTAPQNTTPSAPAAPAAN